Proteins from a genomic interval of Candidatus Eremiobacterota bacterium:
- the hemL gene encoding glutamate-1-semialdehyde 2,1-aminomutase has translation MIRAGSENAFAAAKRVIPGGVNSTVRAFKAVGGTPVFVREAHGAYLTDVDGNRYLDYVLSWGPMIAGHAHPQVVAALQDAAARGSSYGTPTEYETELAALIVGAVPSVEKVRFCSSGTEATANAIRLARGVTGRDKIVKFEGCYHGSADPFLIAAGSSALTMGVPNSKGVPAGTARDTLVVPYNDALAVRAAFEHNPGQIAAVIVEPYVGNMGLVLPVPGFLHALRELTREHGALLVFDEVMTGFRVARGGVQAREGVLPDLTTLGKVIGGGLPVGAFGGTAAIMDRLTPDGDVFQAGTLSGNPLAMAAGIATLRLLGEDVYAHLEALARRLTDGMSQVFRRREVPHTLATAGSMFGFFFADGPVHDLAGAKRSDTALYARFFHAMLDRGFYFAPSQFEAGFVSLAHTEADVDRTVEAADDALAEVYACR, from the coding sequence ATGATACGAGCCGGCTCCGAAAATGCGTTCGCCGCGGCGAAGCGCGTGATCCCCGGCGGCGTGAACTCGACGGTGCGCGCGTTCAAGGCGGTCGGCGGGACGCCGGTCTTCGTGCGCGAGGCGCACGGCGCGTACCTGACCGACGTCGACGGAAACCGCTATCTCGACTACGTCCTCTCGTGGGGCCCGATGATCGCGGGGCACGCGCACCCGCAGGTCGTCGCGGCGCTGCAAGACGCCGCCGCGCGCGGCAGCTCGTACGGCACGCCGACCGAGTACGAGACCGAGCTTGCGGCGTTGATCGTGGGCGCGGTGCCGTCGGTCGAGAAGGTGCGGTTCTGCTCGTCGGGGACCGAGGCGACGGCGAACGCGATCCGGCTCGCGCGCGGGGTGACGGGGCGCGACAAGATCGTCAAGTTCGAAGGCTGCTACCACGGCTCGGCGGACCCGTTCCTGATCGCGGCGGGCTCGAGCGCGCTGACGATGGGCGTCCCGAACTCGAAGGGCGTGCCGGCCGGGACCGCGCGCGACACGCTGGTGGTGCCGTACAACGACGCGCTCGCCGTGCGCGCCGCGTTCGAGCACAATCCCGGGCAGATCGCGGCCGTGATCGTCGAGCCGTACGTCGGGAACATGGGACTCGTGCTGCCGGTTCCCGGCTTCTTGCACGCGCTGCGCGAGCTCACGCGCGAGCACGGCGCGCTGCTGGTCTTCGACGAGGTGATGACGGGCTTTCGCGTCGCCCGCGGTGGCGTGCAGGCGCGCGAGGGCGTCCTGCCCGACCTCACCACGCTCGGCAAGGTGATCGGCGGCGGCCTTCCGGTCGGGGCGTTCGGCGGGACGGCGGCGATCATGGACCGGCTGACCCCGGACGGCGACGTCTTCCAGGCCGGGACGCTCTCCGGGAACCCGCTCGCGATGGCAGCCGGGATCGCGACCCTGCGGCTGCTCGGTGAAGACGTCTATGCGCATCTCGAAGCGCTTGCGCGGCGTCTTACCGACGGCATGAGCCAGGTCTTCCGCCGCCGCGAGGTCCCGCACACGCTGGCCACGGCCGGCTCGATGTTCGGCTTCTTCTTCGCCGACGGCCCAGTCCACGATCTCGCCGGCGCGAAGCGCTCGGACACGGCGCTGTACGCGCGCTTCTTCCACGCCATGCTCGACCGCGGGTTCTACTTCGCGCCCTCGCAATTCGAGGCCGGCTTCGTTTCGCTGGCCCATACCGAGGCGGACGTGGACCGCACCGTCGAAGCTGCGGACGACGCGCTCGCCGAGGTGTATGCATGCCGCTAG
- a CDS encoding glutamyl-tRNA reductase produces the protein MPLVCLGLSHHTAPVEVRERHAFPPHKMGEALIALRDYEAVREALMLQTCGRLEIYAELEDYEIGVGQVKSFLGNFRHGDVSDMDSYMYTLLGTQAIDHLIRVATGLDSMLIGEAEILGQVKDAFVQAQRARSLGKTLNKLFREALEAGKAARTHTAIGGDSVSIATAAVACAHDHVGDLSGKSVLVIGAGKMGALAARRLKADGAGEIVLLNRSHKRALQVADELRGIARTAEMPGLVNALAAADVVVTSTGASHFVVTPGNVAEAMLARPQRPMFIVDIAVPRDVDPEVTRIPGVGLVDVDGLKNVVDVTLEKRREAIPLVEEIIAGHVERFQQWYQSRVAVPVIASLTKKAEAIREGELERLFARIPNLGERERALITGTSRTIVSKLLHSAIVRIRDKAAENHAEALTHAKMLDELFELQALTGESAFSRALPVDEPDE, from the coding sequence ATGCCGCTAGTCTGCCTGGGTCTCTCGCACCACACCGCACCCGTCGAAGTGCGCGAGCGCCATGCGTTTCCGCCGCACAAGATGGGCGAGGCGCTGATCGCGCTGCGCGACTACGAAGCGGTTCGCGAAGCGCTGATGCTGCAGACCTGCGGGCGGCTCGAGATCTACGCCGAGCTCGAGGACTACGAGATCGGCGTGGGGCAGGTGAAGTCGTTCCTCGGCAACTTCCGGCACGGCGACGTCTCGGACATGGACTCGTACATGTACACGCTGCTGGGGACGCAGGCGATCGACCACCTCATTCGGGTCGCCACCGGGCTCGACTCGATGCTGATCGGCGAAGCCGAGATCCTCGGACAGGTCAAGGACGCGTTCGTGCAGGCGCAGCGCGCGCGCTCGCTCGGCAAGACGCTCAACAAGCTGTTCCGCGAAGCGCTCGAAGCCGGCAAGGCGGCGCGCACGCACACCGCGATCGGCGGCGACTCCGTCTCGATCGCGACGGCCGCCGTCGCGTGCGCGCACGACCACGTCGGCGACCTCTCGGGGAAGAGCGTGCTGGTGATCGGCGCCGGCAAGATGGGCGCGCTCGCCGCACGGCGTTTGAAAGCCGACGGCGCCGGCGAGATCGTCCTGCTGAACCGCTCGCACAAGCGCGCGCTGCAAGTCGCCGACGAGCTGCGCGGGATCGCGCGCACCGCGGAGATGCCGGGGCTGGTGAACGCGCTCGCCGCGGCCGACGTCGTCGTGACGTCGACCGGCGCCTCGCACTTCGTCGTCACGCCCGGGAACGTCGCGGAGGCGATGCTCGCGCGGCCGCAGCGGCCGATGTTCATCGTCGACATCGCGGTCCCGCGCGACGTCGATCCCGAGGTGACGCGCATCCCGGGCGTCGGGCTGGTCGACGTCGACGGGCTCAAGAACGTCGTCGACGTGACGCTCGAGAAGCGGCGCGAAGCGATCCCGCTCGTCGAGGAGATCATCGCCGGCCACGTCGAGCGCTTTCAGCAGTGGTACCAGTCACGCGTCGCGGTCCCGGTCATCGCGTCGCTGACGAAAAAGGCCGAAGCGATCCGCGAAGGCGAGCTGGAGCGCCTCTTCGCACGCATCCCGAACCTGGGCGAGCGCGAGCGCGCGCTCATCACCGGGACCTCGCGGACGATCGTCTCGAAGCTGCTGCACAGCGCGATCGTTCGCATCCGCGACAAGGCCGCGGAGAACCACGCCGAGGCGCTGACCCACGCGAAAATGCTCGACGAGCTCTTCGAGCTGCAGGCCCTCACCGGCGAATCGGCGTTCTCGCGCGCGCTCCCGGTCGACGAACCGGACGAATGA